A DNA window from Sulfitobacter noctilucicola contains the following coding sequences:
- a CDS encoding DNA gyrase inhibitor YacG produces the protein MSCPICEAETNADYRPFCSKRCADLDLARWFNGTYAAPSNDPEDIEAAIDAAEAANQAPIKPH, from the coding sequence ATGAGTTGCCCGATCTGCGAGGCCGAGACAAACGCTGACTATCGCCCGTTCTGCTCAAAGCGCTGTGCAGACCTCGATCTGGCCCGTTGGTTCAACGGCACTTACGCCGCACCTTCAAACGATCCCGAAGACATTGAGGCCGCGATTGACGCAGCAGAAGCGGCCAATCAGGCACCCATAAAGCCCCATTGA
- a CDS encoding ribonuclease E/G produces the protein MKGRTIILDHLGQVEAAALMVDGKLDDLLIDSDAPRPGTIYRAIADRPVKGQGGMFLKTPDGSAFLRQIKGLAPGKSILVQVSGHAEPGKAIPVTAKLLFKSRYVIVTPDAPGLNISRSIKNEDERDRLLEIAHDAADGVTHGLILRSCCQSAEGSAIAEDIEAMVALADRVLGDTATEMETLSEGDGPHLLAWRDWTAPADVVTQAGGFDDHGVLDALEEARGAKVGLGGGASMFVEPTRALVAVDVNTGNDASLAAGVKANMACAKALPRALRVRGLGGQITLDLAPMPKKDRRTFETTLRAAFRQDEVETALVGWTPLGHYELQRKRVRASLSEVLG, from the coding sequence ATGAAAGGCAGAACGATCATTTTGGATCATCTGGGGCAGGTAGAAGCCGCTGCGCTGATGGTTGATGGTAAGCTTGACGATCTGCTGATCGACAGCGATGCGCCGCGCCCTGGTACCATCTACCGTGCCATCGCCGACCGTCCGGTAAAAGGGCAGGGGGGGATGTTCCTGAAAACCCCTGACGGCTCCGCATTTCTTCGGCAGATCAAAGGATTGGCACCGGGAAAATCTATCCTCGTTCAGGTCAGCGGCCATGCCGAACCGGGCAAGGCGATCCCCGTGACCGCCAAGCTGCTGTTCAAAAGCCGCTATGTCATCGTGACACCGGACGCGCCGGGGCTGAATATTTCCCGCAGCATCAAGAACGAAGACGAGCGTGACCGCTTGCTCGAAATTGCCCATGATGCGGCTGACGGCGTGACGCACGGCCTGATCCTGCGGTCATGCTGTCAATCTGCAGAGGGGTCGGCGATCGCCGAAGACATCGAAGCGATGGTGGCGCTTGCGGATCGGGTCCTGGGGGACACAGCAACCGAGATGGAGACACTCAGTGAAGGTGACGGGCCTCATTTACTGGCCTGGCGTGACTGGACCGCTCCTGCTGATGTGGTCACGCAAGCGGGCGGCTTTGATGATCACGGCGTGCTTGATGCGCTGGAGGAAGCGCGTGGCGCGAAGGTCGGATTGGGTGGCGGTGCTTCGATGTTCGTAGAGCCCACGCGAGCCCTTGTTGCCGTGGACGTCAACACAGGTAACGACGCGTCCCTCGCGGCGGGTGTGAAAGCCAATATGGCCTGCGCCAAAGCGTTGCCCCGTGCCCTGCGTGTGCGCGGCCTTGGCGGGCAAATCACGCTTGATCTGGCCCCGATGCCAAAGAAGGACCGCCGGACGTTCGAAACAACCCTGCGTGCCGCATTTCGGCAGGATGAAGTGGAAACAGCTCTTGTTGGATGGACACCGCTGGGGCACTACGAGTTGCAGCGCAAGCGCGTGAGGGCATCGCTCAGCGAGGTTCTGGGATGA
- a CDS encoding Maf family protein, which yields MAFILGSGSPRRLELLAQIGVVPDAVRAPDIDETPHKAELPRPYCARMAREKVAAVPAEPSDIVLCADTTVALGRRILGKPENEAEAEAFLRLMSGRRHKVITSVAVKSGDRILERDVQSSVKMKSLSEPEIKSYLATGDWQGKAGGYGIQGPAGALIPWISGSFTGIVGLPLAETANLLVASGYPLYGGA from the coding sequence ATGGCATTCATTCTCGGATCAGGCTCGCCGCGCCGGCTTGAGCTTTTGGCGCAGATTGGCGTTGTGCCCGATGCCGTGCGTGCACCCGATATTGACGAGACACCTCACAAAGCTGAATTGCCGCGTCCTTATTGCGCGCGTATGGCACGTGAGAAAGTGGCAGCGGTACCGGCAGAGCCGTCTGATATCGTACTTTGTGCGGACACAACAGTTGCTCTGGGACGTCGCATTCTGGGCAAGCCGGAAAACGAGGCCGAGGCCGAAGCATTCCTGCGCTTGATGTCCGGCCGCCGCCACAAGGTCATTACGTCGGTGGCAGTGAAATCCGGTGACCGTATCCTGGAGCGCGATGTGCAAAGCTCTGTGAAGATGAAGTCTCTGTCCGAGCCTGAGATCAAGTCCTATCTCGCGACAGGTGACTGGCAAGGCAAAGCAGGCGGTTACGGTATTCAGGGTCCAGCCGGAGCCCTAATCCCGTGGATCAGCGGATCTTTTACCGGCATTGTCGGATTGCCCTTGGCCGAAACGGCAAATTTATTGGTCGCATCCGGTTATCCGCTTTATGGAGGTGCCTGA
- the infA gene encoding translation initiation factor IF-1 — protein MAKEDTLEFPGVVKELLPNATFRVELENGHEIIAHTAGKMRKNRIRVLAGDKVQVEMTPYDLTKGRINYRFK, from the coding sequence ATGGCCAAGGAAGATACGCTCGAATTTCCCGGTGTCGTTAAGGAACTCCTGCCTAACGCGACGTTTCGGGTCGAGCTGGAAAACGGCCATGAGATCATCGCGCATACGGCAGGCAAGATGCGCAAGAACCGCATCCGCGTTCTGGCAGGCGACAAAGTACAAGTCGAAATGACGCCTTACGATCTGACAAAAGGTCGGATCAACTACCGTTTCAAATAG
- a CDS encoding NAD-dependent deacylase encodes MTKIVILTGAGISAESGIETFRAEDGLWAQHRVEDVATPEGFARDPETVVNFYNDRRAQAAGVEPNAAHRALAQLEAQHGGEVVVITQNVDDLHERGGTQKLYHMHGYLNGALCATCDYRWAAPMKMAAGDACPECATPAARPDIVWFGEMPYDMDTLFQHLGEADIFAAIGTSGNVYPAAGFVAEARRGGAHTIEFNLEPSAVGNQFEEHRTGPASQTVTEWVAELLKR; translated from the coding sequence ATGACAAAGATTGTGATCCTTACCGGCGCGGGCATATCAGCCGAAAGCGGGATCGAAACCTTTCGCGCCGAAGACGGGCTTTGGGCGCAGCACCGCGTCGAGGACGTTGCAACGCCCGAAGGGTTCGCACGCGATCCCGAAACTGTTGTAAATTTCTATAATGACCGCCGCGCCCAAGCGGCGGGTGTTGAACCGAACGCAGCGCACCGTGCATTAGCCCAGCTTGAGGCGCAGCACGGAGGTGAAGTAGTCGTTATCACTCAAAACGTGGACGATTTGCATGAACGCGGTGGCACCCAAAAGCTCTACCATATGCATGGCTATCTGAATGGCGCGCTCTGTGCGACCTGTGACTATCGCTGGGCGGCCCCGATGAAAATGGCGGCAGGCGACGCTTGCCCCGAATGCGCTACCCCTGCAGCGCGTCCCGATATCGTCTGGTTCGGAGAGATGCCTTATGACATGGACACGCTGTTCCAACATTTGGGCGAAGCAGACATTTTCGCTGCGATTGGCACATCCGGCAACGTTTATCCCGCCGCCGGTTTTGTAGCTGAGGCCCGCCGTGGCGGCGCCCACACGATCGAGTTCAATCTGGAACCCTCTGCTGTGGGTAATCAGTTTGAAGAACACCGCACCGGCCCTGCTTCCCAAACCGTAACAGAATGGGTCGCAGAGCTTTTAAAACGGTAA
- a CDS encoding copper chaperone PCu(A)C, protein MKRTSLFAVAATALSLTATSLFAGDIMVKDPYVRSSMATSVTGAAFMTLMNHGDTDDRLIGASTDVAKRVELHTHIEDANGVMKMTEIEGGIPVPAGGMHVLERGGDHVMLMGLTSPLVQGEELAVTLTFEKAGEMEVTIPVDHERKPEHGAMGHSTMHKSDDS, encoded by the coding sequence ATGAAACGAACAAGCCTTTTTGCCGTGGCAGCCACAGCGCTGTCACTGACTGCCACTTCCCTCTTTGCTGGCGACATCATGGTCAAAGACCCCTATGTACGCAGTTCTATGGCGACATCTGTCACGGGTGCCGCCTTTATGACGTTGATGAACCATGGTGACACGGACGACCGTTTGATTGGGGCATCAACGGATGTGGCCAAGCGGGTTGAGCTGCACACACACATCGAAGACGCCAACGGTGTCATGAAAATGACAGAAATCGAGGGCGGTATCCCTGTGCCTGCCGGCGGCATGCATGTTCTAGAACGGGGCGGGGATCATGTGATGCTGATGGGGCTGACGTCTCCGCTGGTGCAGGGCGAAGAACTCGCCGTCACGCTGACCTTTGAGAAGGCTGGCGAAATGGAAGTGACCATCCCTGTCGATCACGAGCGCAAGCCTGAGCATGGTGCGATGGGCCACTCCACCATGCACAAGTCAGACGACAGTTAA
- the rpmB gene encoding 50S ribosomal protein L28, translating into MSRVCELTGKGPMTGNNVSHANNKTRRRFLPNLNDTTLQSETLGRSFKLRISAHALRSVDHRGGLDKFLAKAKDTELSANALKIKKAIAKSSSTADALT; encoded by the coding sequence ATGTCACGCGTCTGCGAATTGACCGGAAAAGGCCCGATGACGGGCAACAATGTAAGCCACGCGAACAACAAGACGCGTCGTCGCTTTCTGCCGAACCTGAACGACACAACGCTTCAGTCCGAAACTCTGGGCCGTTCGTTCAAGCTGCGCATCTCTGCGCATGCTTTGCGTTCTGTTGATCACCGTGGTGGTCTGGACAAGTTCTTGGCAAAAGCGAAAGACACAGAGCTGTCCGCCAATGCATTGAAGATCAAGAAGGCGATTGCAAAGTCCTCTTCAACAGCGGACGCGCTGACCTAA
- a CDS encoding CDP-alcohol phosphatidyltransferase family protein, with product MTIQMRALFVHLFTATGAVFAMLAMLAAVDGKWDLMFLWLVVAFFVDGIDGPLARRYDVKTNAPQFDGVLLDLIIDYLTYVFIPAFALFKSGLMDGWSGWVMIIVVTFASAMYFCDTRMKTKDNSFWGFPGCFNMLVLVLFALSPAWWICLIVVTVLSITMFLPVKFVHPVRTERWRVVTLPMALAWVCFAGWAAWVGFHPESWAHFGLVLTSIYLVGAGAVQQLTEPKD from the coding sequence ATGACCATTCAAATGCGCGCCCTCTTTGTCCATCTCTTCACCGCCACAGGTGCTGTCTTTGCCATGCTGGCGATGCTTGCCGCTGTGGATGGCAAATGGGACCTGATGTTCCTCTGGCTTGTTGTTGCGTTCTTTGTCGACGGCATCGATGGCCCGCTGGCGCGCAGATATGATGTCAAAACCAATGCGCCACAGTTTGACGGCGTGCTTTTGGACCTGATCATCGACTACCTGACGTATGTCTTCATTCCCGCCTTTGCCCTGTTCAAATCGGGCCTGATGGACGGGTGGAGCGGTTGGGTGATGATCATTGTCGTTACCTTCGCCTCTGCCATGTATTTCTGCGATACACGCATGAAAACAAAAGACAATTCGTTCTGGGGATTCCCGGGATGCTTTAACATGCTGGTGCTGGTGCTTTTCGCGCTGTCGCCGGCGTGGTGGATCTGCCTGATCGTCGTGACCGTGCTGTCCATTACGATGTTCCTGCCGGTCAAGTTTGTGCATCCCGTGCGCACAGAGCGTTGGCGCGTTGTTACGCTGCCGATGGCACTGGCGTGGGTGTGCTTTGCGGGCTGGGCAGCATGGGTTGGCTTTCACCCTGAAAGCTGGGCGCACTTCGGTCTTGTATTGACTTCGATCTATCTGGTGGGGGCTGGTGCTGTGCAACAGCTGACTGAACCCAAGGACTAG
- a CDS encoding methylated-DNA--[protein]-cysteine S-methyltransferase translates to MKQQSVHTPFGDLTVTERDDAIVALDWFWAEDQASSALLDEATRQLSAYGSGALETFDLPLEVAGSAFQRDVCRVMSAIPFGYTKTYGDIAKELGVPAQAVGQACGGNPIPVIIPCHRVMGAKGLTGFSGRGGVETKVALLRHEGAAGLLI, encoded by the coding sequence ATGAAACAACAGTCTGTCCATACGCCCTTTGGCGATCTCACCGTAACAGAACGGGATGATGCAATTGTCGCGCTTGACTGGTTCTGGGCCGAGGATCAGGCCAGCTCTGCCTTGCTGGACGAAGCAACGCGCCAGCTTTCTGCCTATGGCTCGGGAGCATTGGAAACCTTCGATTTGCCGCTGGAGGTCGCGGGCTCTGCTTTCCAGCGCGACGTGTGCCGCGTTATGTCAGCGATCCCCTTCGGATACACCAAGACCTACGGCGATATCGCGAAAGAGCTTGGAGTGCCTGCGCAAGCGGTCGGGCAGGCCTGTGGCGGCAATCCGATCCCGGTGATCATTCCATGCCACCGTGTCATGGGCGCAAAAGGTTTGACGGGGTTTTCGGGGCGCGGCGGGGTAGAGACGAAGGTAGCGCTTTTGCGGCACGAAGGCGCGGCGGGCCTCTTGATCTAG
- the ileS gene encoding isoleucine--tRNA ligase codes for MCADTPETLDYKSTLNLPKTDFPMRAGLPKREPDWLARWEKIGVYDRLREKEGREPFTLHDGPPYANGHLHIGHALNKTIKDMIVRSHQMMGRDARYIPGWDCHGLPIEWKIEEQYRKKGRDKDEVPINEFRAECRNFAAGWVDVQREEFKRLGVQGNWADPYLTMDFHAERVIAEEFMKFLMNGTLYQGSKPVMWSPVEQTALAEAEVEYHDKDSFTIWVKFEVVEAGAAEMPLDEAGDFDGGNQRVLASDLKGASVVIWTTTPWTMPSNKAVVYGAGISYGLYEVTSTPDECWAAAGDRFLLADNLAADVFGRARLEDDMWTRVRDLTADELAGLALKHPLAGAEGGNGEWDDLRDFRAAEFVTDTEGTGFVHCAPSHGLEEYDLYRDLGMLEQVITYNVNPDGRYRDDLPFFGGKAILKPNGKEGNANAAVIEKLVEVGGLLARGKIKHSYPHSWRSKAPVIYRNTPQWFAAIDKVVGDGLDEHGKTIRERALTEIDNVNWTPKSGRNRLHAMMEARPDWVLSRQRAWGVPLTCFTRKGVLPTDPDFLLRHPDVNARIVEAFEVEGADAWYEDGAKERFLGGIVNPDDYDQVTDILDVWFDSGSTHAFTLRDREDGTEDGIADVYMEGTDQHRGWFHSSLLQSVGTTGHAPYRNVVTHGFTLDAKGMKMSKSIGNTIVPEKIVQQYGADILRLWVAQTDYTQDQRIGDEILKGVADSYRRLRNTMRYMLGSLSDFSEADRVDPADMPELERLVLHRLAELDKVVREGYARFDFQGVFQAVFTFATVDLSAFYFDIRKDALYCDGDTERRRAARTVLDILFHRLTTWLAPVLVFTMEEVWLERYPGDDSSVHLTDMPETPSEWLNPELAAKWAKVRAARRVVTSALEVQRVEKVIGASLEAAPVVYIEDAEQRAALESVSFEDVSITSDITVSGDAAPADAFRMPEVEGVAVSFALAEGEKCARCWKVLPDVGTHAHPGVCGRCDAAVS; via the coding sequence ATGTGCGCCGATACACCTGAAACACTCGACTATAAATCCACGCTGAACCTGCCCAAGACCGATTTCCCGATGCGCGCGGGCCTGCCCAAGCGCGAACCCGACTGGCTCGCCCGTTGGGAAAAAATCGGTGTTTATGATCGCCTGCGCGAGAAAGAGGGGCGTGAGCCTTTTACGCTGCATGACGGACCGCCCTACGCCAACGGGCATCTGCATATCGGTCACGCACTGAACAAGACCATCAAGGACATGATCGTACGCAGCCACCAGATGATGGGACGCGATGCGCGCTATATCCCGGGGTGGGATTGCCACGGTCTGCCGATCGAGTGGAAGATCGAAGAACAGTACCGCAAAAAGGGCCGCGACAAGGATGAGGTGCCGATCAACGAATTCCGCGCAGAGTGTCGCAACTTTGCCGCAGGCTGGGTTGATGTGCAGCGCGAGGAATTTAAACGCCTTGGAGTGCAGGGCAACTGGGCCGATCCGTACCTTACGATGGATTTTCACGCTGAGCGGGTGATCGCAGAAGAATTCATGAAATTTCTGATGAACGGCACGCTATATCAGGGCTCTAAACCTGTGATGTGGTCGCCGGTGGAGCAGACCGCACTGGCCGAGGCCGAGGTGGAGTATCACGACAAGGACAGCTTTACGATCTGGGTGAAGTTCGAGGTTGTTGAGGCCGGTGCCGCAGAAATGCCCCTGGATGAAGCCGGTGATTTCGATGGCGGGAACCAGCGGGTGCTTGCGTCTGATCTCAAGGGTGCGTCTGTTGTGATCTGGACGACGACGCCTTGGACCATGCCGTCAAACAAAGCTGTCGTTTATGGTGCCGGCATTTCTTATGGCCTTTATGAAGTGACATCGACGCCGGATGAATGTTGGGCCGCTGCGGGTGACCGCTTTCTCTTGGCTGACAATCTGGCGGCTGACGTATTTGGCCGTGCCCGTCTGGAAGACGATATGTGGACCCGTGTGCGTGATTTAACGGCGGATGAACTGGCCGGTTTGGCGCTGAAGCACCCGCTGGCCGGTGCCGAAGGTGGCAACGGCGAATGGGACGATCTGCGCGATTTCCGCGCTGCCGAGTTTGTCACTGACACCGAAGGGACGGGCTTTGTGCATTGCGCGCCTTCCCACGGTCTTGAGGAGTACGACCTCTACCGTGATCTGGGCATGTTGGAGCAGGTGATCACCTATAACGTGAACCCCGATGGCCGTTACCGCGACGATCTGCCGTTCTTTGGCGGTAAGGCGATCCTCAAGCCGAATGGCAAGGAAGGCAATGCAAACGCCGCTGTGATCGAGAAGCTGGTCGAGGTCGGCGGGCTGCTGGCACGTGGCAAGATCAAGCACAGCTATCCGCATTCATGGCGCTCCAAGGCACCGGTGATCTATCGCAACACGCCGCAGTGGTTTGCGGCGATCGACAAGGTCGTGGGTGATGGGCTGGATGAACACGGAAAGACGATCCGAGAGCGGGCGCTGACCGAGATTGACAATGTGAACTGGACGCCAAAGTCCGGGCGCAACCGCCTGCATGCGATGATGGAAGCGCGGCCCGACTGGGTATTGTCGCGTCAACGCGCATGGGGTGTTCCGCTGACGTGCTTCACGCGCAAAGGCGTGCTGCCGACCGATCCGGATTTCCTGCTGCGTCATCCGGACGTGAACGCGCGCATTGTTGAGGCGTTTGAAGTCGAAGGTGCCGATGCTTGGTACGAGGACGGCGCGAAAGAGCGATTCCTTGGCGGTATCGTGAACCCTGACGACTATGATCAGGTCACAGACATTCTGGATGTGTGGTTTGATTCCGGTTCGACCCATGCGTTCACTCTGCGTGACCGTGAGGATGGTACCGAAGACGGGATTGCGGATGTCTATATGGAGGGCACTGACCAGCACCGCGGCTGGTTCCATTCGTCGCTGTTGCAGTCTGTTGGTACCACCGGCCATGCCCCTTACCGCAACGTGGTGACACATGGATTTACGCTGGATGCGAAGGGCATGAAGATGTCCAAGTCCATCGGCAATACCATTGTGCCGGAAAAGATCGTGCAGCAATACGGTGCGGATATCCTGCGCCTTTGGGTGGCACAGACCGATTATACACAGGACCAGCGGATCGGGGACGAGATCCTGAAAGGGGTCGCGGACAGCTATCGCCGCTTACGCAACACGATGCGCTATATGCTGGGCTCGCTCAGCGATTTTTCAGAGGCTGACCGTGTCGACCCTGCGGATATGCCGGAGCTTGAGCGTCTTGTTCTTCACCGTCTTGCGGAGTTGGATAAGGTCGTGCGCGAAGGTTATGCACGGTTTGATTTCCAGGGTGTGTTTCAGGCGGTGTTCACCTTTGCTACCGTTGATCTGAGCGCATTCTATTTCGATATCCGCAAGGATGCCTTGTATTGTGACGGCGACACCGAGCGTCGTCGCGCTGCGCGTACAGTGCTGGACATCTTGTTCCACCGCCTGACGACATGGCTCGCGCCTGTATTGGTCTTTACCATGGAAGAGGTCTGGTTGGAGCGGTATCCCGGTGATGACAGCTCCGTTCACCTCACGGACATGCCCGAGACACCGTCAGAGTGGTTAAACCCTGAACTGGCGGCGAAATGGGCCAAGGTCCGCGCTGCACGGCGGGTTGTGACGTCAGCACTGGAAGTGCAGCGTGTCGAGAAGGTGATTGGTGCCTCTCTCGAAGCCGCACCAGTGGTCTATATCGAGGATGCGGAACAGCGCGCAGCGTTGGAATCGGTGTCGTTCGAGGATGTGAGCATCACGTCGGACATCACCGTTAGTGGCGACGCGGCCCCCGCAGATGCCTTCCGCATGCCTGAAGTGGAAGGTGTGGCCGTATCCTTTGCTTTGGCCGAGGGCGAGAAATGCGCCCGTTGCTGGAAAGTACTGCCGGATGTGGGTACGCACGCGCACCCCGGCGTTTGTGGTCGCTGTGACGCAGCAGTCAGCTAA
- a CDS encoding FAD-dependent oxidoreductase has product MESFAADLKTMVRTPLEDVHIEAMRKVGLVSLKKAGAIVQEPGAATDQFHFVLSGELEPVDPRTNERMGSDTLGPRQFFGDLQFLSGGKSLAGARAVVDSEILCVPRDDMLRLMSDMPEMSDIIVTVLAARRRRMLEVSGSALTLLGAESSTDIRRVASFAARNRIPYREVEIGSDEGHEIAAGCGMETAGPAVIFGQGHLIDPPTPEAVAAVIGLDLAVSSNELFDVVIVGGGPAGVAAAVYAGAEGLRALVVEDLAIGGQAGTSSRIENYMGFPTGISGGDLVGRGEVQAMKFGTRFAVPRRAASLTQCEKKRFHVALDNGQSVSARSLIVATGVQYRRMPFDRLEELEGAGVYYAATEVEARWCRGSEVAIIGGGNSAGQAAMYLTRTCHHVHVLVRGDALASSMSDYLLSRLEAHPKITIHTGTQVNALQGEQALEAVTLSGPDGTTLLEIAALFVMVGAAPNTQWLSGLVDLDDKGFVPTGRDVGGRSQYETSRAGVFAVGDVRSGSVKRVASGVGEGSVVMSAVWAHVHD; this is encoded by the coding sequence ATGGAGAGCTTTGCAGCCGACCTCAAGACGATGGTGCGGACCCCGTTAGAAGACGTGCATATTGAGGCGATGCGGAAAGTTGGCCTTGTCTCGTTGAAAAAGGCCGGTGCCATTGTACAAGAACCCGGTGCTGCAACGGACCAGTTTCATTTCGTTTTGTCAGGCGAGCTTGAACCCGTAGATCCGCGCACGAACGAACGTATGGGGAGCGACACACTAGGTCCCCGCCAGTTCTTCGGTGATTTACAGTTTTTGTCAGGCGGCAAGTCGCTTGCGGGGGCGAGGGCCGTGGTGGACAGTGAAATTCTCTGTGTGCCGCGCGATGATATGCTGCGCCTGATGTCGGACATGCCCGAGATGAGTGACATCATCGTTACGGTTCTGGCTGCGCGGCGCAGACGGATGTTGGAAGTATCAGGTTCCGCGCTTACCCTATTAGGGGCAGAGAGCAGCACAGATATCCGCCGTGTCGCCAGCTTTGCCGCCCGCAATCGCATTCCGTATCGCGAGGTTGAGATCGGGTCGGATGAAGGCCACGAGATCGCTGCGGGTTGCGGAATGGAGACTGCCGGACCAGCAGTGATTTTCGGACAGGGTCATCTGATAGACCCGCCAACACCGGAGGCCGTTGCGGCGGTAATCGGTCTGGACCTTGCAGTTTCCTCGAATGAGCTTTTTGATGTTGTGATCGTAGGCGGTGGACCGGCAGGAGTGGCAGCGGCGGTCTATGCTGGCGCTGAAGGGCTGCGCGCATTGGTCGTGGAAGATCTGGCAATCGGTGGGCAAGCGGGCACTTCAAGCCGGATCGAAAATTACATGGGGTTTCCCACGGGTATCTCGGGCGGCGATCTGGTTGGCAGAGGCGAAGTGCAGGCGATGAAATTCGGCACCCGTTTTGCTGTGCCGCGCCGCGCTGCAAGTCTGACGCAATGCGAAAAGAAACGGTTCCATGTGGCGCTGGACAACGGACAATCTGTGTCCGCGCGCAGCTTAATCGTAGCGACCGGCGTCCAATACCGTAGAATGCCGTTCGACCGGCTCGAAGAACTGGAAGGTGCCGGTGTTTACTATGCGGCGACCGAGGTTGAGGCGCGCTGGTGCCGTGGGTCGGAAGTGGCGATCATCGGCGGCGGTAACTCCGCCGGACAAGCGGCGATGTATCTGACGCGGACCTGTCACCATGTGCATGTTCTTGTGCGCGGTGACGCGCTCGCCTCCTCCATGTCCGATTATTTGCTTAGCCGGCTTGAGGCGCATCCAAAAATAACGATCCACACCGGCACGCAAGTAAACGCGCTTCAGGGAGAGCAGGCGCTTGAGGCTGTGACACTTTCAGGGCCGGACGGAACGACGCTGCTGGAGATAGCCGCACTGTTCGTGATGGTTGGTGCAGCACCCAATACGCAGTGGTTGTCCGGTCTGGTAGATCTGGACGACAAAGGGTTTGTCCCGACCGGGCGGGACGTTGGTGGTCGCTCACAGTACGAGACCTCGCGCGCGGGCGTCTTTGCCGTAGGCGATGTGAGGTCCGGATCGGTCAAGCGGGTGGCCTCGGGTGTCGGAGAAGGGTCGGTTGTGATGTCTGCTGTCTGGGCGCATGTGCATGACTGA
- a CDS encoding YcjF family protein, whose product MSKGPVLFDLENEHAPAPQVAEAPPVPDIDIPGPRGQAMQVAATLAARKPSRLVRLFWALAGTLVGAMVSIAAWRFVTDLITRYPVLGWAMTGLLAMFLLVLGLLALREAAAFGRLSRLDGLRHAATAALAAHDLGEARRVTDRLVSLYQGREDTRWGRDRLAELRGDQLDPVGLLSLAEKELLGPLDKAASREVEAAARQVATVTALVPLALADVAAALTANLRMIRRVAEVYGGRSGFFGSWRLTRAVLSHMVATGAVAVGDDLLEPVLGGTIIGKLSRRFGEGLVNGALTARVGVAAMEVCRPMPFGPERRPKVRSIIKNALSGLFSRGKES is encoded by the coding sequence ATGTCCAAAGGACCGGTACTTTTCGATCTTGAGAACGAGCATGCTCCGGCGCCTCAGGTGGCCGAAGCGCCCCCTGTGCCGGATATTGATATTCCCGGACCGCGGGGGCAGGCCATGCAGGTTGCAGCCACCCTTGCGGCACGCAAGCCGTCGCGACTGGTACGGCTATTCTGGGCTTTGGCAGGAACGCTTGTCGGGGCGATGGTGTCCATTGCGGCGTGGCGCTTTGTGACTGACTTGATAACGCGCTATCCGGTGTTGGGTTGGGCGATGACGGGCCTGCTGGCCATGTTCCTGCTCGTTCTGGGCTTGCTTGCCCTGCGCGAAGCGGCTGCTTTCGGACGGTTGTCACGGCTCGACGGTTTACGTCATGCGGCAACTGCTGCCTTGGCCGCACATGACTTGGGCGAGGCACGGCGCGTCACGGACAGACTGGTCAGCCTTTATCAGGGGCGCGAAGATACCCGTTGGGGGCGCGACAGGTTGGCAGAGCTGCGCGGGGATCAGTTGGATCCCGTGGGCCTGTTATCATTGGCCGAGAAGGAATTGCTTGGCCCGCTTGATAAAGCCGCAAGTCGCGAAGTCGAAGCCGCGGCGCGTCAGGTTGCCACCGTAACGGCATTAGTACCATTGGCGCTGGCAGATGTGGCGGCTGCACTTACGGCGAATTTGCGGATGATCCGCCGCGTGGCCGAAGTGTACGGCGGACGTTCGGGCTTTTTCGGGTCGTGGCGACTGACCCGTGCAGTGTTGAGCCACATGGTCGCCACAGGCGCGGTCGCAGTGGGGGATGATCTGTTGGAGCCTGTTCTGGGCGGTACGATTATTGGCAAGCTGAGCCGCCGTTTCGGCGAGGGTTTGGTGAACGGTGCCCTGACCGCGCGGGTAGGCGTGGCGGCGATGGAAGTGTGCCGCCCGATGCCCTTTGGTCCCGAGCGGAGGCCCAAAGTGCGCAGCATCATAAAAAACGCACTGAGCGGTCTGTTCAGTCGCGGCAAGGAGAGCTGA